The Gemmatimonadota bacterium DH-78 region ATGGGGATCCCGCCCGAGATGGGCTCCTGCCACACCGCCGAGATCGACGGCGTATTGATCGAGGGTCACGTGCCCGCCGCCGACATCGCCGACTTCATGGCCGAGCGCCCCGAGGGTGTGCGAGGGTTGGCGGTGCCGGGCATGCCGGTCGGGTCGCCGGGGATGGAGGTGGCCGGTCAGCCGGCCGATCCGTACGACGTGGTCGCCTTCTCCGACGACGGCTCGACGTCCATCTACCGTTCCCACCGGTAGAGGGCGGCACCATGGCGAAGGACACCGAGACCTTCATCGAGGCCGTCGCCCTCCACCTGCAGAGCCAGGGCGTGCCCCGCACCACGGGCCGCGTCTTCGGTTTCCTGCTGTTGCGCGCCGAACCCACCTCTCTCGACCAGCTGACCGAAGATCTCGGAATCAGCAAGGCGAGCGCCTCCACCGGCGCCCGCTACCTCGAGCGACTCGGCCTGGTGGAGCGAGTGCCCCGCCCCGGCGCGCGGCGCGACTACTATCAGCTGGTCGACGACCCGGCCCGCGCGCTCGTGCTGCACGTGGATGCCATGCGCGCGATGGGTACCATTCTCCAGGACGGTCAGAAGAAGATCTCGGGGGTACGTGCCGAGGTTCGCACGAGGCTGAACCGCATGGCCCAGGTGCACCGCGAGGCCACCACCTTCCTCGAGCGTCTCCTGCGGCGAAAGTACGGCTGACGGGGAACCCGACCCCGTCGCACGGGGTGGCACCTTCGCCCCCCCCTGATCCTGATTTTCGTCAAGGAAATTCCGACATGCTTCGACCTTCCTCCGGCGCCGCGCTCGTCGCTCTCGCCGCGCTCGCCCTGCCCCTCGGCCTCGCCGCCCAGGACGACGATCCCGCCAACACCCGCTGGGTCTTCCAGGGCGAGTTCACCTCGGTCCTGAGCCAGGGCAATTCCGAATCGTTCACCGCCGGACTCGGCACCGTCATCCGCCGCCAGTGGGAGAGCGACGCCCTCCGATTCGAGTTCGGTGGCATTCGCACCGAGTCGTCGCGCATCACCCGCCGCGCCGTCGGCACCGTCGACGACTTCGTGGTCGACGTCACCTCCGACTCCGAGAAGACGGCCGAGTCGCTCTACGCCCGGAGCCGCTACGACCGGACGCTCAGCGAGCGGTTCTTCGCCTACGGGGCCGTCGACTGGCTGCGAAACACCTTCGCGGGCATCGAGAGCCGCTTCCTGCTCGCCGCCGGAGCCGGCAACACCTGGATCGACCAGGACACGCAGCGGTTCAAGACGAACTACGCCGTGACCTACACGATCCAGGAAGACGTGGTGGAGAGGCCCGACGCCGACAAGAACTTCCCCGGCGCCCGGCTCGGCTGGGAGTACTGGAACCAGCTCACCGCCACCAGCACCTTCGACAGCGCGCTGCTGGTCGACCTGAACCTGTCGGACACCGACGACGTCCGCTACGACCTCACCAACTCGCTCGCGGTGAACATCAGCGAGAAGCTCGCGCTCAAGCCGAGCCTGCAGTTCCTCTACCGCACCCGCCCCTCGCTGGCCTCGGTCTCGCTGTTCACCGCGGGGGGCGAAGCCACCGGCGACACGGTACTGACCGAACTCGAGAAGCTCGATACCTTCTTTCGTCTGGCGCTGGTCCTGACGCTCTGACCGAGCGCGCACCATCGGTTCGAGCCCCCCGGCGCCACTCGGTTCCGGGGGGCTTCGTGCGTACCCTCCCACTCCTTCGTTCCCCGGGGACTCCACCACGCCATGCCCCACGCCCCGATCGGCATCATCGGTGCCGGCCCCGCCGGCCTCGCCCTCGGCGCCGCTCTGCGCGCCCGCGGCCTCGAGTTCGAGATTCTGGACGCCGGGCGAGGACCGGGCGGGATCTGGGATATCGATCGCCCCGACACGCCGATGTACGAGTCGGCGCACTTCATCTCGTCGAAGTCGCTGTCCGGTTTTCCGGGCTTCCCCATGCCGGAGGCGTATCCGGACTACCCGCGGCACGACCAGGTGCTCGCCTACCTCCGCGAGTTCGCCGCACACCACGACCTGCAGCGCCACACCCGGTTCGGAGTGACGGTCGCGCGGGCGCATCGCGAGCCCGGCTCGAGCCCGGAGCCGGCACCCCGCTGGACCGTCTCGCTCGACGACGGCGACGAGCGGAGCTACGCCGCGCTCTGCCTCGCCACCGGCGCCAACTGGCACCCGGTGACACCCGACCTGCCCGGCACCTTCTCGGGGGAGGCGATCCACTCCTTCGAGTACCGATCCCCCGATCTGTTCCGGGGTCGCCGGGTGCTCATCGTGGGGGCCGGAAACTCCGGCTGCGACATCGCCTGCGATGCCGCGCGCACGGCGAAGCGCGCATTCGTCAGCGTCCGCCGCGGCTACCACTTCGTGCCGAAGTACGTGTTCGGGAAGCCCGCCGACGTCTTCGCCCACGAGGGCCCCGCCCTGCCCGCCTGGCTCGAGCGCCGCGTCTTCTCGTTTCTCATTCGGCGACTCCTCGTGGGCGACGTCACCCGGTTCGGTCTCCCGAGGCCCGACCACGACGTACTCGAGTCGCACCCGATCATGAACACGCGCATGCTCCACCACCTCGGGCACGGCGACCTCGAGGCCCGACCGGACGTGTCGGAGCTCGACGGCTCGCGGGTGCGCTTCGCCGACGGCTCGACCGAGGAGATCGACCTGATCGTGTGGGCCACGGGGTACCGCCGGATCCACCCCTTCCTCGATACCGCCGATCTCGACGAGCGAAACGGGGCGCTGGACTTCTACCTCAACGTCGCGCACCGCCGCTACGACGACCTCTTCGAGATGGGGTTGTTCGAGACCGACGGCGCGGCCTACCCCCTTCTGGGACTCCAGGCGGACCTCGTCGCCGCGGTGCTCGACCCCGCCCTCCCGGCGTCGCGCCGGGCCGACTGGCAGGCGCGCCGGGCCACCGCCCGCCCCGATGTGCGGGGTGGACGACGCTACCTCGACACGCCCCGCCACGCCCTGTACGTGCACGGGGCGAGCTACGAGAAGCTGCTCCGGCGCGAGCTGTCTCGACTCAGCGGTTGAGCGCCCCGCCGCGGGTCCGCCGTTCCAGCCGCCGCACGAACTCCCGCACGAGTCGCCGGTGGAGTTCGTCGCCGAGCACGCGGTCCTCCACCCCGGCGTCGATGTTCGGGTTGTCGTTGACCTCGATCACCTTGACCCCCTCGGGGGTCTCCTTGAGGTCGACCCCGTAGAGTCCGTCGCCGATCAGCGCGGCGGCGCGACGGGCGGTGGCGATCACCGTCGCCGGCACGTCGTCGACCGGCAGGGTGTCGACCGCCCCCTCGCGATCGCCCGCCGGGGCCCCGTGGTGCAGGATCTGCCAGTGCCCCCGCGACATGTGGTAGCGACAGGCGAAGAGGGCCTCCCCCGCCAGGATGCCGATGCGCCAGTCGAAGGGCGTGTAGGTCCACGCCTGCGCGAGCAGCAGATCGGAGTGCTCGAAGAGCGGGGCCGTGCGGCGCTCCAGTTCCGCGCGATCGGCCACCTTGAACACCCCCCGGCTGAAGGCCCCGTCGGGCACCTTCAGGATCATCGGGTATCCGAGCGCGGCCTCGGCCCGGTCGAGCTCGTCGCGCGAGACGATCACGCTCTTCGGCGTCCCGATGCGCGCCCTCGCCAACAGCTCGGCGAGATAGATCTTGTTCGTGCACCGCAGGATCGAGTCGGGATCGTCGATCACCACCAGCCCCTCGGCCTCCGCCTTGCGGGCGAAGCGCCAGGTGTGGTGGTTCACGTTGGTGGTCTCGCGAATGTAGAGCGCATCGAACTCCGCGAGCCGCCCGAAGTCGCGCCGGGTGATGAGCCGCGCGGTCAGCCCCTCTCTGCGCGCCGCCCGGATGAAGGCCGCCAGCGCCCCGCGATCGGAGGGGGGCATCTCTTCCTCCGGGTCGTGCAGCACCGCGATCTCCCAGCGCCCGGTGGAGGGTGCACGGGGCCTTCTCCAGGGCCGACGCAGGCTGCGCGAGAGCACGTCGGAGAAGAAGGGCTGCATCGGCGCCGGCAGCCGCGCGAGCCCGGCTGTCCGGATGGCCGCGATGCGCCAGTCCTCCCGCCGGCGGAACTCCACCCGAAGGAGGGGCGCCGGAAACGTGTCGAAGAGGGCCCGGGCCAACGGCTGCAGGTCGGGATCGTCCGACTCCCCGAACACGAGAAACACCTCGAGCTCGGTGCCCGCCGACCCCTCGGGCACCCGGCGGTCGAGGGCACTCTGGGTGCGTCGATCCAGCGACTCCACCTCGCCGAGGTACAGCGCCTTCCGGCTCAGGTCCTGAATGGTGCGCACCGACGGCAGCACCCGGTGTCCCCGCGCCTCGGCGAGCAGCGAGGCGTAGTAGCCGGCGGAGTGGTAGTGCATGTCGCGGCACAGGTTCACGGCCCGAACCCCCCGGCGCTCCGACCACGCGGGGTCGGTGAGGTAGGCGCGCACCGGCACCACCTGGAGGTCGGGCAGCCCCTCGGGCCAGCTCTTCGCGGAGTCGACGAGAATGATGTGTTCGGCCATCGATGGGTTCAGGCGTGTCGGTGCGGACCGATGAAGAGGGCGGCCTGGAGTCCGCGACGACCGTACCGCGCCATCCGCTCGAACTGGGCCCGCCCGATGGGCATGTTGATGGAGTCGGCGGGCGTCTCGCCCTCCTCCTCGTCGATGAAGGGGTCGTGCACGTACACGAAGTGCTCGTCGAAGCCGGTCACCACCACCCAGTGGGGCACGCGGGTACCGTAGATGGCCCAGGAGCTGATGAGCACCAGGGGCACCGCTCCGTCGCCCGCGCGGTGCTCGAGCGAGTCGGGAGACACCCGTCCGAAGCGCACCGGGATGCCGGCCTCGGCCACCTCGCGCTCCATGTCGGCCTGCACGAGAGCCATCACTTCCTTCTTCTCCGGACTCCGGACCGACTCGAGCAGCTGCGCGCCCTCGGCACTGAGGTGCAACTCCACCTCCCAACCCCGCCGCCAGGCCGCGAGCGCGAGTCCGTAGGGACCGCACCCTCCATGCCCCGAGGTCATGAAGACGGTGGTGGCCTCGCGCCACACCCGCAGCTCGAGCGTGCGGTCGGGCCGGAACGCGGGGTCGAGAGCGGAGAAGGCCATCAGGAGCGCGGCGGGCCCGCAGGTGAAGTCGAGGGTCTGGCGGTAGTACGGTACCCGGGCGAGTTCCGGACGGAGGCCGGCGTCGACCGCCTTCTCGTACCGCAACGCCTCCATGTGGTCGGCGTAGTAGTCGTCGTAGCTGCCGAAGCGCCGGTAGCCCAGCGATTCGAACAATCCGATCGAGGCGGTGTTGTCGCGCCGGATCTCGAGGCGGACCCACGCACGCTCCCGCCGCCAGGCCTCGGCCTCGGCCGCCTCCACGAGTCGGCGGGCCACTCCGCGCCCCCGCGCGGCCGGGTGCACCGCGATCGAATAGAGCCGCACGGTGGCCGTGCCCCGCGAGAAGAGGAGCACGACCGAGCCGAGCACGGCGCCGTCGGCGTCGACGGCGACCAGCACGGCGGCGTGCGCCCGCTGCAGCAGGTGACGCATCGACCGGCGACTGATGCGGTCGGCGTCGAAGGCCGACGCCTCCAGCTGGACCAGGGCCGGCAGATCGTCGACGGTGGCGGCGCGGATCGCGAGCTCCGACGGAGCCCGCGACGACTCGGTCTCCACCGCCGCGACCTCCGTCGGCTCGTCGACGTCGCGAAGCACGCCGTCGTGCGAGAGGTCGACCCAGCGCACCCGGTCGGCGTAGCGCTCGATCAGACCGCGAGCGCCCACATCGCCCTCGAGGGCGGCGAGGGCGGGAAAGTGCTCCGCCGACCAGATCACCGGGTTGCCCCGGCGACCCTCCGCCCTGGGCACCACGATCGAGACGCCGCCGTCGGGGTCGAAGGCGTCCGCGAGTTCGCGCACCGACTGCGGAGATACCCAGGGCATGTCGCCCAGAAGCACGGCGGCTCCTCGCGCGCCGGGCGGCAGCGCCGCCACACCCACACGGATGGATCCGGCGATCCCTGCCTCCGGCGCCTCGTTGCGGGCGAAGACGACCGGAAGTCCGGCGAGGGCGGCCTCCACCGCCTCGGCTTCGTGACCGGTGACCACCACCACCGGCTCCAGCCCGGCCGCTCGAGCGGTCTGTACCGCATGCCGCACCATCGGTCGGCCGCGAACCGGCGTGAGGAGCTTCTGGTCGACGCCCGAACGAGTGGAGAGTCCGGCGGCGAGCACGATCCCGGCCACGCCGCGGCCGTCAGGCTCCATTCCGGGCGCCGCCTCCCCGCAGCACCGCGACGATCTCGGCCATGATCGCGAGGGCGATCTCCTCGGGGCTGCGGCCCCCCAGATCGAGACCGATCGGGGCGTGGATACGGTCGATGCGCTCGTCGGACACCCCGGCTTCGCGAAGGCGCTCCCGTCGGCGCGCATGGGTGCGTCGGCTGCCCAGTGCGCCCACGTAGAAGGCCGGGCTCGCCAGCGCGGCACGCAGAGCCGGATCGTCGAGCTTGGGGTCGTGCGTGAGCGCCACCACCGCAGTGCGCGGGTCGAGCGCCGCCTCCACGAGCCCCTCCTCGGGCCAGAGGTCGACGCGCTGAACGCCCGGAAATCGCCCCTCGTTCGCGAAGTCGTTCCGGGGATCCACCAGCACCACCCCGAACCCCGCCGTGCGGGCGAACTCGACGAGCGGCTGGGCGATGTGCACCGCACCCACGATCACCACGCGCGGCGAGGCGAGGTAGGGGCGGAGAAAGACGGGGGGGGTCACCGACTGGGCTCGCCGGCCCTCACCGGCCCGGCGCACGGCCTCCACCTCGCCGGGGTCGAGGTCGGGGTGCGACGAGGCGAGCGCGATCTCCGCGCCGTCGAGGGGCAGCGCGAGCACCTCGCCCGCATGCCCGGCGCGCACCGCGGCCACACGTCGCAACAGCTCCGGCGCCATCGCCCCGGGCGCCTCGGCTACCGGCACCACCAGCACCCGGATCGATCCGCCGCAGGCCAGCCCCACCGCCCAGGCATCGGCATCGGCCACCCCGTAGGTGAGCACCGTCGGACGGCCGTTCTCGAGCACGCTCCGGGCCTCGTCGATCACGGCCACCTCCACGCATCCGCCCGACACCGACCCGGCGAAGCGCCCCCGGTCGTCGATGACCATGTGGCTGCCCGGTCGGCGGGGTGCCGAGCCCCACGTATCGACGACGGTGGCGAGCGCCACGGCGCGACCCTCGTCGAGCCACTCGAGGGCCTGCAGGAGGGGGTCGGGTGCGGAAGTCATGGCGGATCCTGCATCCCCGCCCACCCCGGCGTCAACTGCCCGGGCAGAGTCCGAACTCACCCCAGCGCGACTCCAGGAAGTCGCCGAGTTGCTCTTCGGCGAACCGGGTCTGGAAGGCGGGCAGGGCTCCCCGAGCCGGGCCCTCCGCGAACCGCATGTAGAGGGTGCCCACCACCCCGCACTCCAGCGGCCCGCCGGGCCGGGCTCCCGACTCGCCGACCGCGAACAGCAGCGACTTGATGTAGAGGCCGTCGTCCGAGCCCGCGCCGGGGGCCTCCGCGAGAGTACCCGTCTTGGCGAAGATCCCCGGCGGCAACCCCTCGTCGATCCACCGATCGGCGAGCCCGGCCGCCGTGCCGTCGACGGCCACGTCGTGCAGTCCCCCGAGAAGATCCGGGTACCAGGCGCCCTCGCCGAGTCCGGCCGCCTCGGGAATGGCTTCGGTGGCCGCGGCTCGCGAGAACCGCAGGGCGATGCGGCGATCGGTGACCACGCGACCGAAGCCCTCGGCCAGGTCGAGCGCGGTCCAGCGGTTCTCCCAGGCTCCCACCGCCCACCGGTACAGCAGCCCCAGTTCGGTGTCGACGTGGTCGGCGGCGCCGAGCAGGAGGGGCCGCGACGCGGCGGGGAGCACCGCCGCCGGCGCCTCGAGCGGCGTGCCGTCGGTGAGCCGGAGGCCGCGCCATGCGGAAGCCGTGCGGCGGGCTCGGTCGCCGATGACGGGGTCGGGGGAGCGCCCGAACAGATCGAAGAGCCCCTCCGACAGATCGCTCGTGAGCAGCGTCTGCCGATCGAAGGTCCCGGGGCGCGGCCCGGCGGGCCAACCCGCCTCGGCGCGCAGCCCCGACCAGCTCCGCCCCCCGGCCTCGAACACCCCCGGCTCCGCGAAGTCGCGCGGGGCCACCGGCTGCCATACGCCGGCGGGCAGCAGGCTCGCCACCACGAGCGAGGCCGCATACTCGTTGTTGGAGCAGCGCACCGCCTCCCGCAGATCGAGCCAGCCGTCGAAGGGAGCCGCACAGTTGAGCGTCGACTCGATCGCCCGCCGCTCGGGCACCGCCGGCAGGCCGAGCACGCTCTTCACATCGCCCGACCGCGCGGGAATCCGCAACCCGCCCAGCTCCGGACGCTGCGACAGCGCCGCCGCCGCGAGCAGTGGCTTCACCGCCGATCCGGGGGTGACGGGCTCGAGCAGCGCCGAGCGGCCCGGCGTGCTTCGCCGACCCACCTCGGCCACCGCCACGATCTCGCCGTCGGGCACCCGGGCGAGCACCACGAGCGCGCCGTCGACCGGCAGCGACACGCGGTCGTCGATGAAGCGTCGGAGCCGCTCGGTGAGATCCAGGCTCGCCTCGGCGTGGATGCTCACCTCGACCGCCGCATCCGACCCCGCGACGGCCGCCTCCGCCCCCACTCGCTCCAGGGGGGCGAACAGGTCGAGCGGGGGAGGCAGATCGGCCACCCGGCGGGCGCGACCGTTCACCCACTGCTCGCGCGAAAGCACCCCCTCCCAGAACTCGCCGAGCAGCATGGGCTCGAGGGGGTCGAGCTGGAGCACGCTGCCCTCCCGCACCGACACCGAGTCGCCGGCCGCCACCCGCGCGCCGTCCACCCACAGATCGGTCCACCCCGCCACCGCGGTCCGCGGCGTCGGGTCGTTCTCCACCAGTCGGAAGGTGGCCTGGGGCACCCGCTGCTCGGAGAGACAGAAGGCCTGCACCTGGAGCGCGCTCGGCTCGAACTCGCACCGCTGTCGCCGGCCGTCGACCGTGCGGAAGAGGCGGGTCGGCTGCCGGAGCGAGACCGCCACGCCCGGCCCCAGCAGCCCCGCGCCGCGACGGGCGTCGCGCGCGCGGATCTCGCCGCCCCAGCGCCCCTCGAAGGGCGAACGCACCCGCAGGCTCCACGCTTCTCCCGATCGCCCGAGGCGCCGTTCGCCGTCGCCGTCGCGCACCACCCGGAAGATCGACGGATTCCACGGCGCCAGCCGATCGAACCACTCCGCCCGCTCGCGCCCCACGGCCAGCCGTTCGCGCTGGAACCGGTTGTAGGCATCCACCTGATCTCGCAGGAAGCCGCCGGGCCGCAGACTCGGATACCGTTCCGGATCCGCGGCGACCACGAGGGAGTCCCAGAGGACTCCGCGTCCGTCGGAGAGGCGACCCTCGATGCGCTCGAATCGAACGAGGGTATCGCCCACCGCGCGCTGCATGAGTTCGTCGAGCGAGGCGAGGAAACCACCGTAGTCGAGTCCGCTCCTCACCGCGGCGTCGTCGCGGGCGTCGACCACCGCCCACCCCACGCCCACGAAGGCCGCGGCGGTGGCGCCGAGCAGAATCCAGACGGCCCAGAGCAGTCCGCGGCCACCCGAGCGGCCCGCGCCGGAGTCGTTCGGGGGCGTCATGCGGCCTCCTCGACAGCGGTGTCGTCCATGGCCACCAACCCGGAGAGCACCGCCGTCATCAGCCCGGAGACGAGCACGACGTCGGCCCACGAGTTGAGGCCCAGGAAGGGCATGTTCTGGCCGGTGAGCGGCACCACGCCGAGGTTCGACGCCGCCACGTACACCGCCGGCACGGTCAGCCAGGCGATGCCGCCCACCACGAGCGCCACCACCGCCAGTCCGAGCGGAGTGTCCTGGATGGTGCCGTGCACGCGGGTGATCCAGACGGCCACCACCCCCAACAGCGCGAGATACAGCAGCAGCACCGCGAGTCCGCCCAGCGCCCCGTGCTCGGAGAGGATGTAGACCGAGAAGGTGTTCTCGGCGAAGGAGACCGCGGTGGGAATCCCGCGGCCGAGCAGCACCGTGCCCGCGAAGCCGGTCCCGGTCCAGCCGCCCGCCGCATAGGCGCGCCCGCCCCACACCTGTTCGAGCGAGGGCGCGGCCGCCACCAGCGCCTCGGAGGGCCCCGCGAAGGCGAGCGCCTCCTCGAGCAGTCCCGGGTCGGAGGCCGCGATGCTGCGCACCGTCGCCCGGGTGATGGGCCCCGACAGACCCGCGGTCCGCAGCCCGTCGACGAGGGGGTTGCCCACCGTGCGGAACTCGCGATCGAAGGCCACGAGGTCGGCGGCCTCGGCCACACCTCCGAGCGACGGCCGCAGCACCGACCCCGCCACCACGCCGATGAGCGCCACGATGGCCACCGCCCCCAGGGCGAGCGTGCCGGGGAGCCGATCGATGCGCGCCGACAGCAGGACCGTGAGAAACATGGGCACGAAGAAGACGAGCCCGAGCCCGAAGTCGAAGAGCATGAAGACGAGCAGCACTCCCACCGGAATCACGAGCAGGGCCAGCGCCTCCACGCGTCCCCAGCGGCTGTTCTGGCGAAGCACCCGCCCGCAGGCGAGGCCGGCGCGGATGGCCATCAGAAAGAGGGTGAACACGAGCCCGAAGCGCACGAAGGGCGGGATCTCGCGCGAGTTGAGGAAGACCAGGGCCACGAGCACGAGCAGCACCCCCACCCACCCCACCCCCGAGAGCACCGCGGTCCGAAGGTCGTCGAACCCGGCCTGCACGCTCCGCATGCGGCGCGGTGCCGGGGCCTCGCCGCCTTCGGGCACCGCCCCCCGGCGCGTGAGCAGCAGCGTCGCCAGAGCCGTGAGCACGAGCACGCTCCCCGCGCCCACGCCGGGGCTCGGAGCGAAGAGAAGGGCGCCCGCCGCGAGCATCACCGCGAGGGCCGCGAGCACCCACCACGCCCTTCGCTCCGCCGGCCCCGGCCTCAGCCGCGCCAGCCCGTCGACGCCGAACAGCACCAGCAGACCGAGCACCGGCACGAGTGCGAGCTCGGGCGCGTGCATGGCCAGCACGAGCACGACCGACCCGCCCGCCACCATGCCGAAGGCGAGCGAGGGCCGCTCCGTCTCCGCGTCGGCCGTGACGACCCGGAGCGGGTATGCGGTGAGCGGCCAGTGCCCGCCCCGCCGCCGCGCGACGCCCATGGCGAGCCACCCGGCGAGCGCGACCGCCGCGACGAGGATCCCGGCCGCGGCCTCGGGCCGCTGCACGATCAGCCCGATCAGCGCCGGCACGGAAAGCAGCGCCCCGACCCAGCTGCGGCCCCGGGCCCGCCGAACGGCCTCGCTCTCCTCCTCGTCGTCGTCGGGCGGCCCTCCGAGGGTGAAGCCCACCCCGGTCGCCGGGGCCGGATCGCTGCTCCACCCGGGAAGGAAGAGCCGCGAGAGGGGACGCTCGAGCCTGCGCACCCACCGGAAGAAGGTGGGCGTCCACACCGACCACCGGGCGAGCGCGACGAGCAACAGCGCCACCGTCACCCACAGGCCCACCGCGGTGACGGCCGCGCGCTCGTAGAAGGGGGGGGTGTAGGCCACGCGCAGCCCCAGGGCGAGTCGGACGCCGAGGAAGACGAGCAGCAGGTTCAGGAATCCCCAGGCGGCGGTAGCGTGCGGAGACCCGGAGCTTCGCAGGGCCCAGACACGGGGGTCGCCCGAAGCGAGAAGCAGGGCGCCGAGGAGCAGTGCGAAGAGCCCCAGCACGGTGAGGGTCACCGCGCCCTGCCGACCGTCGGCGGCGCGGCTCACCCGCAGGAGCAGCCCCGCCTCCGGGCCGTCGCGGAGGGCGCGAGCCTCGTACGCGATCTCCT contains the following coding sequences:
- a CDS encoding MarR family transcriptional regulator, with the translated sequence MAKDTETFIEAVALHLQSQGVPRTTGRVFGFLLLRAEPTSLDQLTEDLGISKASASTGARYLERLGLVERVPRPGARRDYYQLVDDPARALVLHVDAMRAMGTILQDGQKKISGVRAEVRTRLNRMAQVHREATTFLERLLRRKYG
- a CDS encoding DUF481 domain-containing protein, with the protein product MLRPSSGAALVALAALALPLGLAAQDDDPANTRWVFQGEFTSVLSQGNSESFTAGLGTVIRRQWESDALRFEFGGIRTESSRITRRAVGTVDDFVVDVTSDSEKTAESLYARSRYDRTLSERFFAYGAVDWLRNTFAGIESRFLLAAGAGNTWIDQDTQRFKTNYAVTYTIQEDVVERPDADKNFPGARLGWEYWNQLTATSTFDSALLVDLNLSDTDDVRYDLTNSLAVNISEKLALKPSLQFLYRTRPSLASVSLFTAGGEATGDTVLTELEKLDTFFRLALVLTL
- a CDS encoding NAD(P)-binding domain-containing protein encodes the protein MPHAPIGIIGAGPAGLALGAALRARGLEFEILDAGRGPGGIWDIDRPDTPMYESAHFISSKSLSGFPGFPMPEAYPDYPRHDQVLAYLREFAAHHDLQRHTRFGVTVARAHREPGSSPEPAPRWTVSLDDGDERSYAALCLATGANWHPVTPDLPGTFSGEAIHSFEYRSPDLFRGRRVLIVGAGNSGCDIACDAARTAKRAFVSVRRGYHFVPKYVFGKPADVFAHEGPALPAWLERRVFSFLIRRLLVGDVTRFGLPRPDHDVLESHPIMNTRMLHHLGHGDLEARPDVSELDGSRVRFADGSTEEIDLIVWATGYRRIHPFLDTADLDERNGALDFYLNVAHRRYDDLFEMGLFETDGAAYPLLGLQADLVAAVLDPALPASRRADWQARRATARPDVRGGRRYLDTPRHALYVHGASYEKLLRRELSRLSG
- a CDS encoding RimK family protein — translated: MAEHIILVDSAKSWPEGLPDLQVVPVRAYLTDPAWSERRGVRAVNLCRDMHYHSAGYYASLLAEARGHRVLPSVRTIQDLSRKALYLGEVESLDRRTQSALDRRVPEGSAGTELEVFLVFGESDDPDLQPLARALFDTFPAPLLRVEFRRREDWRIAAIRTAGLARLPAPMQPFFSDVLSRSLRRPWRRPRAPSTGRWEIAVLHDPEEEMPPSDRGALAAFIRAARREGLTARLITRRDFGRLAEFDALYIRETTNVNHHTWRFARKAEAEGLVVIDDPDSILRCTNKIYLAELLARARIGTPKSVIVSRDELDRAEAALGYPMILKVPDGAFSRGVFKVADRAELERRTAPLFEHSDLLLAQAWTYTPFDWRIGILAGEALFACRYHMSRGHWQILHHGAPAGDREGAVDTLPVDDVPATVIATARRAAALIGDGLYGVDLKETPEGVKVIEVNDNPNIDAGVEDRVLGDELHRRLVREFVRRLERRTRGGALNR
- a CDS encoding GNAT family N-acetyltransferase/peptidase C39 family protein, whose amino-acid sequence is METESSRAPSELAIRAATVDDLPALVQLEASAFDADRISRRSMRHLLQRAHAAVLVAVDADGAVLGSVVLLFSRGTATVRLYSIAVHPAARGRGVARRLVEAAEAEAWRRERAWVRLEIRRDNTASIGLFESLGYRRFGSYDDYYADHMEALRYEKAVDAGLRPELARVPYYRQTLDFTCGPAALLMAFSALDPAFRPDRTLELRVWREATTVFMTSGHGGCGPYGLALAAWRRGWEVELHLSAEGAQLLESVRSPEKKEVMALVQADMEREVAEAGIPVRFGRVSPDSLEHRAGDGAVPLVLISSWAIYGTRVPHWVVVTGFDEHFVYVHDPFIDEEEGETPADSINMPIGRAQFERMARYGRRGLQAALFIGPHRHA
- a CDS encoding XdhC family protein, yielding MTSAPDPLLQALEWLDEGRAVALATVVDTWGSAPRRPGSHMVIDDRGRFAGSVSGGCVEVAVIDEARSVLENGRPTVLTYGVADADAWAVGLACGGSIRVLVVPVAEAPGAMAPELLRRVAAVRAGHAGEVLALPLDGAEIALASSHPDLDPGEVEAVRRAGEGRRAQSVTPPVFLRPYLASPRVVIVGAVHIAQPLVEFARTAGFGVVLVDPRNDFANEGRFPGVQRVDLWPEEGLVEAALDPRTAVVALTHDPKLDDPALRAALASPAFYVGALGSRRTHARRRERLREAGVSDERIDRIHAPIGLDLGGRSPEEIALAIMAEIVAVLRGGGARNGA